Proteins from one Cryptomeria japonica chromosome 4, Sugi_1.0, whole genome shotgun sequence genomic window:
- the LOC131065521 gene encoding transcription termination factor MTERF4, chloroplastic has product MAFVLFWRCIVCSGKYSSCLPRAIKFHSPSFTRAIKFHSPSFTFAPCSLLSSSSSSCFTPSLNIISDLLTKECGFSSSQVTTVMRRAPLLLRNKSDNTAREVIHLLRDPGFTENKLTTTILRYPLILTPRADRQLRPKMEFLKKMGLSTQDSAHIILNRPRLLSLSLENCLAPRILHLETLFGSKDNLCKALRIAPRLLVSDFQKQVKPKVEYVKNSLGTPEGSTAFARALSVVTGVRFETLEAKIENMASLGLAEKEIGQILKKYPEALRYSTKKMKESRS; this is encoded by the coding sequence ATGGCATTTGTATTGTTTTGGAGATGCATAGTTTGTTCAGGGAAATACTCCTCATGCCTTCCTCGAGCAATCAAATTTCATTCTCCATCATTCACACGAGCAATCAAATTTCATTCTCCATCATTCACATTCGCACCATGCTCACTACTTTCTTCTTCGTCATCATCTTGTTTCACACCCTCCCTCAATATCATTTCAGATCTCTTAACAAAAGAATGTGGTTTTTCTTCTTCTCAGGTGACAACTGTCATGAGAAGAGCACCACTGCTGTTGAGGAACAAATCCGACAACACCGCTAGAGAAGTCATTCATCTTCTGAGAGATCCTGGATTCACTGAAAACAAGCTTACGACTACCATTCTGAGATACCCACTTATCCTTACACCGAGAGCGGATAGACAGTTGAGACCCAAGATGGAATTTCTGAAGAAAATGGGTTTGTCTACTCAAGACAGCGCACATATTATATTGAATAGACCCAGATTGCTCAGCTTGAGTTTGGAAAACTGTCTTGCCCCTAGAATTCTCCATCTTGAAACCCTATTTGGCTCAAAGGACAATCTGTGCAAGGCTTTGAGAATAGCGCCTCGGCTTTTGGTGAGTGATTTCCAGAAGCAGGTGAAACCTAAAGTGGAGTATGTGAAGAATAGTTTAGGCACTCCGGAAGGTTCAACAGCATTTGCGCGAGCCCTCAGTGTGGTTACAGGTGTTAGGTTTGAAACTCTGGAagcgaaaattgaaaatatggCAAGTCTTGGTCTGGCAGAGAAGGAAATCGGTCAAATTCTTAAGAAATATCCTGAAGCACTTCGTTATTCAACCAAGAAAATGAAGGAAAGCAGGTCTTGA